The region AGCGTGTCGCAGCGGCTCCTCACCTACGCCCCCTGCTCGGCCATGCTGATCCCGGCCAAGACGAAGGCGGCGCGGCGGATGAAGGTAATGCTCGCCACGGACGGATCGCCCGGCGCCGAAGAGGCGGCCCGTTTCCTCACGGCGTTGCCCGACCTCGATCGGATCACCGTGCTCAGCGCCGCGCGCCCGATCAGCCCTCTGGACATCGCGCGGGGGGCAGGCGGAGACAAGCGGAAGGCGAGGGAACTGGCTGCCGAGTTGATGAAGAGCCGGCTGGAGGCCGCGCAGCGGGCCGTCGAGCGGACGGTCAAGATCGCCTCCTTGTCCGGAGCGACGATCAAGACCTCTCTCGTCACCGGCCATCCCGCCGAGGTGATCCCGCGCGCGGCCAGACGGAGCCGCTGCGATCTGCTGGTCATCGGATCCCGCGGCCTGACCGGCAGGGAGGCGACGGCCCTGGGCAGCGTCTCGCTGGCGGTCGCGCAACAGGCGCCGTGTCCGGTCCTGGTCGTCAAGCCGTCGTAACGGGCGGCCTCATGGAGCGGAAACACGGGCAAAGGCCGCTGTTCGAATTCTCGGCCGGCGGCGTGGTCCTGCGCGACGGCCTGGTCCTGCTCATCCGCGCGCGCGACCTCAAGGGCCGTTCCATCTGGACCTTTCCCAAGGGCAAGCTGAACGAGCGGGAAAAGAGCCCCGAGGCCGCGTTGCGGGAAGTGGAGGAGGAGACCGGCTGGCGCTGCCGGATCGAGGCGGAGTTGCCCAAGTCCCAATACTGGTTCCAGCGGGAGGGTCAGCGGGTGAAGAAGACCGTGCGCTGGTTCCGCATGGCGCCCGTCGAGCAGGTCGGCCGGCCGGATCAGGAGGTGGACGAGGTGGCGTGGCTGCCCGTGAGCGACGCCTTGGCCCGCCTTACCTACGACTCGGACCGTAAGCTCCTGGGCAACGCGACAGCAGAGGGGGCATAGCCCGATCCGGGACTGAGGATAAA is a window of Nitrospirota bacterium DNA encoding:
- a CDS encoding universal stress protein, with product MHFLLALDESRYADAIVAWMARFPHPVGSRLTLVHVLEPWDVPKTVAQADRTALQRRRDAGAQSLLARAAHRLWNAYSGVETIVLEGLPIYELLRLIHAKRPDVVVSGTRGLEAAKGLVLGSVSQRLLTYAPCSAMLIPAKTKAARRMKVMLATDGSPGAEEAARFLTALPDLDRITVLSAARPISPLDIARGAGGDKRKARELAAELMKSRLEAAQRAVERTVKIASLSGATIKTSLVTGHPAEVIPRAARRSRCDLLVIGSRGLTGREATALGSVSLAVAQQAPCPVLVVKPS
- a CDS encoding NUDIX hydrolase, whose product is MERKHGQRPLFEFSAGGVVLRDGLVLLIRARDLKGRSIWTFPKGKLNEREKSPEAALREVEEETGWRCRIEAELPKSQYWFQREGQRVKKTVRWFRMAPVEQVGRPDQEVDEVAWLPVSDALARLTYDSDRKLLGNATAEGA